From the genome of Vicia villosa cultivar HV-30 ecotype Madison, WI linkage group LG2, Vvil1.0, whole genome shotgun sequence, one region includes:
- the LOC131651019 gene encoding uncharacterized protein LOC131651019, giving the protein MAYILKGPTQPDLARFPRIQFGKSSRAFCKAWYKNYTWIEYSESKDAAYCFYCFLFKSSGRAKHFGYEVFNKDEFKDWKHAYKGFKDHIGSHDSKHNSCMKHYDDYNNQRQSVTSIFARATRESEELYKIRLTCSLDYTRYLIAQGIAFHGHDESSTSLNKGNFREMVD; this is encoded by the coding sequence ATGGCATATATATTGAAGGGTCCAACGCAACCAGATTTAGCAAGATTTCCTCGTATTCAATTTGGGAAGTCTTCAAGAGCATTTTGTAAAGCATGGTATAAAAACTATACATGGATTGAATACAGTGAGTCGAAGGATGCAGCTTATTGTTTCTATTGCTTTCTCTTTAAGTCGTCCGGGAGGGCCAAACACTTTGGTTATGAAGTCTTCAACAAAGACGAATTTAAAGATTGGAAGCATGCATATAAAGGATTTAAAGATCATATTGGTAGTCATGATAGTAAGCATAATTCATGTATGAAGCACTATGACgattataataatcaaagacaAAGTGTGACAAGTATCTTTGCTAGAGCAACTAGGGAATCAGAAGAATTGTATAAGATCCGTTTGACTTGTTCTTTGGATTATACTAGATATCTCATAGCACAAGGCATTGCTTTCCATGGCCATGATGAAAGCTCAACTTCTCTAAACAAGGGAAATTTTAGAGAGATGGTGGATTAG